A part of Actinomycetota bacterium genomic DNA contains:
- a CDS encoding pyrophosphohydrolase has translation MQLAELQRLMATTYGERDRARGREATVAWLAEEMGELARAVRKGTRSEQQHELGDVLAWLASLAEQLDVELEDAAARYAGGCPSCGARPCACPS, from the coding sequence ATGCAACTCGCAGAGCTCCAACGTCTGATGGCCACCACGTACGGCGAGCGCGACCGGGCGCGGGGCCGCGAGGCCACGGTGGCGTGGCTGGCCGAGGAGATGGGCGAGCTGGCGCGCGCCGTGCGCAAGGGGACCCGATCGGAGCAGCAGCACGAGCTCGGCGACGTCCTCGCCTGGCTGGCGTCGTTGGCCGAGCAGCTCGACGTCGAGCTCGAAGACGCGGCAGCGCGCTACGCGGGAGGGTGCCCGAGCTGCGGGGCTCGGCCCTGCGCCTGCCCGAGCTGA